Proteins encoded together in one Streptosporangiales bacterium window:
- the cysC gene encoding adenylyl-sulfate kinase, with the protein MADDTGAPPAFALDPRALADTELLRNGALAPLDGFLGEDDVHAVVASGRLSDGTAWPVPVTLPVPADVADAAASAGALVLEDPEGTPVATLRVKGRWSDGATSYLAGPVEPGGASTAGVFRHLHRPPAEVAAELAGDRPVLGVVVDRPLHHPDLAAIRRAAAGLGDGRVLLLVPTAGDRMLPPESLVRLALAARDRLPDAAVVAVRLARRDRPDHDLALTALVARRYGTALLAAPGTTTGMAGTAGLVAPPPVAYDEREQAWRPEDEVPAGDRRPPLAAADVERLLAAGEPLPEWYTPPEVAAELAHVRPPLTERGVTVFFTGLSGSGKSTIARALYDALTERADRTVTLLDGDVVRRMLSAGLGFSRTDRDRNILRIGFVAAEVNRHGGLAICAPIAPYAATRAAVREMVTAAGGGFVLVHVATSLEVSEARDRKGLYAKARAGLIPEFTGVSDPYEPPTDADLRIDTAEVPVAEAVRAILAHLEAAGYLRALPK; encoded by the coding sequence GTGGCCGACGACACCGGAGCGCCGCCGGCATTCGCGCTCGACCCGCGCGCGCTGGCCGACACCGAGCTGCTGCGAAACGGTGCGCTCGCGCCGCTCGACGGGTTCCTCGGCGAGGACGACGTGCACGCCGTCGTCGCGTCCGGGCGGCTGTCCGACGGCACGGCGTGGCCGGTGCCCGTCACGCTGCCGGTCCCCGCGGACGTCGCCGATGCCGCGGCGTCGGCCGGCGCCCTGGTGCTCGAGGACCCCGAGGGCACGCCGGTCGCCACGCTCCGCGTGAAGGGTCGCTGGTCGGACGGCGCGACGTCGTACCTCGCGGGTCCGGTCGAGCCGGGCGGCGCGTCCACGGCCGGGGTGTTCCGGCACCTGCACCGGCCGCCGGCCGAGGTCGCGGCGGAGCTGGCCGGCGACCGCCCGGTGCTCGGCGTCGTCGTCGACCGTCCGCTGCACCACCCCGATCTCGCCGCGATCCGCCGCGCGGCCGCCGGTCTCGGCGACGGTCGCGTCCTGCTGCTCGTGCCCACCGCGGGCGACCGCATGCTGCCGCCCGAGTCGCTCGTCCGGCTCGCGCTCGCCGCGCGCGACCGGTTGCCGGACGCCGCCGTCGTGGCCGTGCGACTCGCGCGTCGCGACCGGCCCGACCACGACCTCGCGCTTACCGCCCTGGTGGCACGGCGCTACGGCACCGCCCTGCTCGCCGCGCCGGGGACCACCACGGGCATGGCCGGCACGGCCGGGCTCGTGGCGCCGCCGCCGGTGGCGTACGACGAGCGCGAGCAGGCATGGCGTCCTGAGGACGAGGTGCCGGCCGGGGACCGGCGTCCACCACTGGCGGCCGCCGACGTCGAGCGCCTGCTGGCCGCCGGGGAGCCGCTCCCGGAGTGGTACACCCCGCCCGAGGTCGCCGCGGAGCTCGCGCACGTGCGGCCGCCGCTGACCGAACGCGGCGTCACGGTGTTCTTCACCGGGCTGTCGGGGTCGGGCAAGTCCACGATCGCCCGTGCCCTGTACGACGCCCTGACCGAGCGCGCCGACCGTACGGTCACGCTGCTCGACGGCGACGTCGTCCGCCGCATGCTGTCGGCAGGCCTCGGCTTCTCCCGCACCGACCGCGACCGCAACATCCTGCGCATCGGCTTCGTCGCCGCCGAGGTGAACCGGCACGGCGGCCTCGCGATCTGCGCCCCCATCGCCCCGTACGCCGCCACCCGCGCCGCGGTCCGCGAGATGGTGACGGCGGCCGGGGGCGGGTTCGTCCTCGTCCACGTGGCCACCTCCCTGGAGGTGTCCGAGGCGCGCGACCGCAAGGGCCTGTACGCGAAGGCCCGCGCCGGCCTGATCCCGGAGTTCACCGGCGTCAGCGACCCCTACGAACCGCCCACGGACGCCGACCTCAGAATCGACACCGCCGAGGTCCCGGTGGCGGAGGCCGTGCGCGCGATCCTCGCCCACCTGGAGGCAGCGGGCTACCTCCGGGCGCTCCCCAAATGA